One genomic window of Halorhabdus sp. CBA1104 includes the following:
- a CDS encoding ABC transporter permease — MRLAIAKRDVVSLSREKTIVLALLIQLFIAAFSSFLVVGLTSLYDPGSVEAGGLEVGVSGDAATELQQAASDIDGVETVRFDSPATAMVGFQDRRVDAVLDGRLENGTIAVTATVPEGSIESTLAVVQIRTILETLERTERIERAEWLDRPPLPLPQETSASPYFGFTYTVLVPLLLFLPPFISGSIAVDAITEEIERGTLELLRVAPVSLTDIVDGKALGMAILAPLQAILWIVLLGANGITVRNVPWLVTLVGAAAVLVVVVGVVLGLVTARRRQAQLLYSILVLIGFAGLALLPEHPTTVVAKLAVGSETATTTATVLALTLGAILLYAGMRRYVGTLDPERY; from the coding sequence ATCCGGCTGGCGATCGCAAAGCGTGACGTCGTGTCGCTGTCCCGCGAGAAGACGATCGTGTTGGCACTGCTCATTCAACTGTTCATCGCGGCGTTCTCGTCGTTCCTGGTGGTCGGGCTCACCTCACTGTACGATCCGGGCTCGGTCGAAGCAGGCGGCCTCGAAGTTGGCGTTTCGGGCGATGCAGCGACGGAGCTACAGCAGGCTGCCAGTGACATCGATGGGGTCGAGACGGTTCGGTTCGACAGCCCAGCCACTGCGATGGTCGGCTTTCAGGACCGCCGCGTCGACGCCGTGCTCGATGGCCGCCTCGAAAATGGGACGATCGCCGTGACTGCAACGGTCCCCGAAGGAAGCATTGAATCGACGCTGGCTGTCGTCCAGATTCGGACGATTCTCGAAACGCTCGAACGGACCGAACGCATCGAGCGCGCCGAGTGGCTGGATCGGCCGCCCCTCCCACTACCCCAAGAAACCTCGGCCAGTCCGTACTTCGGGTTCACCTACACCGTGTTGGTACCGCTCCTCCTCTTTTTGCCGCCGTTCATCAGCGGCTCGATCGCCGTCGACGCCATCACCGAGGAGATCGAACGCGGGACCCTGGAGCTGTTGCGCGTCGCGCCCGTCTCACTGACGGATATCGTCGACGGCAAGGCCCTCGGGATGGCCATACTGGCCCCGTTGCAGGCGATTCTCTGGATCGTCCTGCTGGGGGCAAACGGCATTACCGTCCGGAACGTCCCGTGGCTCGTCACTCTCGTCGGGGCAGCCGCCGTCCTCGTGGTCGTCGTGGGGGTCGTGCTCGGGCTCGTCACGGCTCGACGGCGGCAGGCCCAGCTGCTGTACTCGATTCTCGTCTTGATCGGGTTCGCCGGCCTGGCGCTGCTCCCCGAGCATCCCACGACGGTCGTCGCGAAACTCGCCGTCGGGAGTGAGACGGCGACAACGACGGCGACTGTCCTCGCACTCACTCTCGGTGCTATCTTGCTGTACGCGGGGATGCGGCGATACGTCGGGACGTTGGATCCCGAACGGTACTGA
- a CDS encoding radical SAM protein, which translates to MPADHPHSEGHSPHRTTRSSEHADTDPIGDGHPGTSDQQGAGGHPGGQDSAHPGGHPGRRNYDEQPLIVTWEVTQACELECDHCRAEAQPERDPAELSTAEGRDFIDSIADFGRPRPILVFSGGDPLERPDLFDLLEDAKAQGITTAVTPAPTANLTADVIERLAEAGVKRIALSLDGATPAAHNDFRGEDGSFARVEQAARQARAAGMEIQINTTVTADTVDDLPEIADMVASFEASMWEVFFLVPIGRGEDLQQLDADRTVEVMEWLYRRQREAPYRVITVEAPHYRRVADELERRESGEGVRVGSTRAGKGFVFVSYEGEVYPSGFLPKSGGNVTERGLVDIYQNSDLFQRLRDTGQFVGSCRSCEYLDVCGGSRSRAFAVTDNPLASDPLCPWVEQSADAT; encoded by the coding sequence ATGCCCGCGGACCACCCACACAGCGAGGGACACTCACCGCACCGTACCACCAGGTCGTCCGAACACGCTGACACTGATCCGATCGGAGACGGCCACCCCGGCACGAGCGACCAGCAAGGCGCTGGCGGCCACCCCGGCGGGCAAGACAGTGCCCACCCCGGCGGACATCCGGGTCGCAGGAACTACGACGAACAGCCATTGATCGTCACCTGGGAGGTCACGCAGGCCTGCGAACTGGAGTGTGATCACTGCCGGGCGGAAGCCCAACCCGAGCGTGATCCCGCCGAATTGTCGACAGCCGAAGGCCGCGACTTCATCGACTCCATTGCGGACTTTGGCCGTCCCCGGCCGATTCTCGTCTTTTCCGGTGGCGACCCACTGGAACGGCCGGATCTGTTCGATCTCCTCGAAGACGCCAAAGCACAGGGAATCACGACGGCCGTAACGCCCGCGCCGACCGCGAATCTCACGGCGGACGTGATCGAACGATTGGCCGAGGCGGGCGTCAAGCGGATCGCGCTCTCCCTCGATGGCGCAACGCCGGCCGCTCACAACGACTTCCGTGGCGAAGATGGGTCGTTCGCCCGCGTCGAGCAAGCAGCCCGCCAGGCCCGCGCGGCCGGTATGGAAATCCAGATCAACACGACCGTCACCGCCGATACTGTCGACGATCTCCCCGAAATCGCCGACATGGTCGCATCTTTCGAGGCGTCCATGTGGGAAGTGTTCTTCCTCGTGCCGATCGGCCGTGGTGAAGACCTGCAACAACTCGATGCCGACCGGACTGTTGAGGTCATGGAGTGGCTCTACCGCCGCCAGCGCGAAGCACCGTATCGCGTCATTACCGTCGAGGCCCCGCACTATCGCCGGGTCGCCGACGAACTCGAACGACGGGAATCCGGGGAGGGAGTCCGCGTCGGCTCGACCCGCGCCGGGAAGGGCTTCGTGTTCGTCAGCTACGAGGGCGAGGTCTACCCGTCTGGCTTTCTGCCAAAGAGCGGCGGGAACGTCACCGAGCGGGGCCTGGTCGATATCTACCAGAATAGCGATCTATTTCAGCGACTTCGAGACACTGGGCAGTTCGTCGGCTCCTGTCGCTCCTGTGAGTACCTCGACGTCTGTGGCGGCTCACGATCGCGGGCGTTCGCTGTGACGGACAATCCGCTGGCGAGTGATCCGCTCTGCCCCTGGGTGGAACAGTCAGCAGACGCCACCTGA
- a CDS encoding FAD-dependent oxidoreductase → MDGEYDLVIVGGGISGAALLYTVATFTDVESVALFEKEPAIAAINSHHTNNSQTLHFGDIETNYSLEKAKEVKAGAEMVAGYLAANDPDGDMHAKRSKMALAVGEAEVDRLQRRYHENGFGELFPKLEAIDREEIAEIEPNVVEGRDPDTEMLALQTPDGYTVDYGELATDFVRRVEGEDGVDVFTGTEVEQIHETGEEFLLETERGWYESEATVVAAGSHSLQIAKSMGYGQDMSLLPVAGSFFVAEDGMLNGKVYTLQMAKLPFAAVHGDAEVHDQGLTRFGPTAKVVPALERGRLSTVRDFFDVFKLSPASVLSYGNILADRVLLPYVLENLVYDLPVVGKRAFLPHVRKVVPTIQPEDIERAKGYGGVRPQIVDTDAKSLDMGEAKITGDGILFNITPSPGASTCLQNAMCDAEQLTEWLDIEFDDAAFRAATIDNFPRASDPSQ, encoded by the coding sequence ATGGACGGCGAGTACGATCTCGTGATCGTGGGAGGGGGCATCAGCGGGGCTGCACTCCTCTATACGGTCGCGACATTCACCGACGTCGAGTCAGTCGCCCTCTTCGAGAAAGAGCCGGCGATAGCCGCGATCAACTCCCACCACACGAACAACTCCCAGACGCTGCACTTCGGGGACATCGAGACCAACTACTCCCTCGAGAAGGCCAAGGAAGTCAAGGCGGGCGCGGAGATGGTCGCCGGCTATCTGGCGGCCAACGATCCCGACGGCGACATGCACGCCAAGCGCTCGAAGATGGCGCTGGCTGTCGGTGAGGCAGAAGTCGACCGTCTTCAGCGGCGGTATCACGAAAACGGATTCGGTGAGCTGTTCCCGAAGCTCGAGGCGATCGACCGCGAGGAGATCGCCGAGATCGAACCGAACGTCGTCGAGGGCCGTGATCCCGACACCGAGATGCTCGCCCTGCAGACGCCAGACGGCTACACGGTCGACTACGGCGAACTCGCGACGGACTTCGTTCGTCGTGTCGAGGGCGAGGATGGCGTCGACGTCTTCACCGGGACGGAAGTCGAACAAATCCACGAGACTGGTGAGGAATTCCTTCTGGAGACCGAACGCGGGTGGTACGAGAGTGAGGCAACGGTCGTCGCCGCTGGTTCTCATAGCCTCCAGATCGCCAAATCGATGGGCTACGGCCAGGATATGTCGCTGCTCCCGGTCGCGGGGAGTTTCTTCGTCGCCGAAGACGGCATGCTCAACGGGAAGGTGTACACGCTCCAGATGGCCAAACTCCCCTTCGCTGCGGTCCACGGGGACGCCGAGGTTCACGATCAGGGGCTTACGAGATTTGGCCCAACTGCGAAGGTCGTCCCGGCCTTAGAGCGCGGACGACTCTCGACGGTCCGGGACTTTTTCGACGTGTTCAAACTCTCACCGGCGTCGGTCCTGAGCTACGGGAACATCCTCGCCGACCGGGTGCTGTTGCCATACGTCCTCGAAAATCTCGTCTACGACTTACCAGTGGTCGGCAAACGGGCCTTCCTGCCCCACGTCCGGAAAGTCGTCCCGACGATCCAGCCAGAAGACATCGAGCGCGCGAAAGGCTACGGCGGCGTCCGCCCACAGATCGTCGACACCGACGCCAAGTCTCTAGACATGGGCGAGGCCAAAATCACGGGCGATGGAATTCTGTTCAATATCACGCCCTCCCCCGGTGCCTCGACGTGTCTGCAGAATGCAATGTGCGACGCCGAGCAACTGACCGAGTGGCTCGACATCGAGTTCGACGACGCGGCCTTCAGAGCGGCGACGATCGACAACTTCCCACGTGCGTCTGACCCATCGCAGTGA
- a CDS encoding rhomboid family intramembrane serine protease: MRGFGRLLFVQGGLAHRFDPVNLPFRATSYAHPLGVALAGFAHLDWGHLLGNLFSGLVFGSIAEYGWSHYPTARGEQSFTSWRDNPYVRIGVVFGGIIVAGFLTAALSWGPLIGFSGVVYLLAGIALVFYPITTLVGIVAWPRLWHLLSAFNDPLQIAQPNVGYSGVGFAGTAIQSHAFGFLIGVLIGAAILHRRRRSASPGRIWLGAMIYTVANGLWSIFWYLGNSQYIRFRTLGTVLLFVLAGLIVLVVAGRDRSPSDRLVAPSLGRFARSVPSARQIAVGTILFTLVSMSMIGVVINLSAPTGADFPDDSIEVRDYEIAYVQNVTNEQIAVVDLPLLDQVTDVQTSGVVVYSDQRRLWHQVISESNLESRGSARVLVGGVGWRRPVYAYRSGWDALGGDTTYQVFLRPEGHEPTLVHTASPAVADVILDNRTVAIRSGTDGFEVVVRRGNQTLGVGGFPDSGANVTVGGITFARTEQNLYASADGTTLRIAKRRIPPTRRR; the protein is encoded by the coding sequence GTGCGTGGTTTTGGGCGTCTACTTTTCGTCCAGGGTGGGCTGGCCCACCGGTTCGATCCCGTCAACCTCCCGTTCCGTGCCACCTCTTATGCCCACCCGCTGGGCGTGGCACTGGCTGGCTTTGCCCACCTCGATTGGGGGCACTTGCTCGGGAATCTCTTTTCGGGACTCGTCTTCGGTTCGATCGCCGAATACGGCTGGAGTCATTATCCGACGGCCCGCGGCGAGCAATCGTTCACGTCGTGGCGTGACAATCCCTACGTCAGGATCGGTGTCGTCTTCGGTGGGATCATCGTCGCGGGATTCCTGACGGCGGCTCTGTCCTGGGGTCCGCTCATCGGTTTTTCCGGTGTCGTCTATCTGTTAGCCGGGATCGCGCTGGTCTTCTATCCCATCACGACACTCGTCGGTATCGTCGCCTGGCCAAGGCTGTGGCACCTCCTCAGCGCGTTCAACGATCCACTCCAGATCGCCCAACCGAACGTGGGCTATTCGGGCGTCGGGTTCGCGGGCACCGCCATCCAGAGCCATGCGTTTGGCTTTCTCATCGGCGTGTTGATCGGGGCCGCGATCCTCCATCGGCGTCGCCGGTCGGCGAGTCCGGGCCGCATCTGGCTCGGAGCGATGATCTACACCGTGGCTAACGGGCTCTGGAGCATCTTTTGGTACCTCGGGAATAGCCAGTATATCCGCTTTCGGACGCTCGGGACGGTGTTGCTGTTTGTCCTTGCCGGGTTGATCGTGCTCGTCGTCGCGGGCCGGGACCGCTCGCCATCGGATCGACTCGTTGCCCCCTCTCTCGGGCGCTTTGCTCGCTCCGTGCCATCGGCCCGCCAGATCGCGGTCGGGACGATCTTGTTCACCCTCGTTTCGATGTCGATGATCGGCGTCGTGATCAACCTCTCGGCACCTACGGGTGCGGACTTCCCGGACGATAGCATCGAAGTCCGCGACTACGAGATCGCCTACGTACAGAACGTCACTAACGAGCAAATCGCCGTCGTCGACTTGCCGTTGCTCGATCAAGTGACGGACGTTCAAACGAGTGGCGTCGTAGTCTACAGTGACCAGCGGCGGCTGTGGCACCAGGTCATCAGCGAGAGCAACCTCGAATCGCGGGGCAGCGCTCGTGTTCTAGTCGGCGGCGTCGGGTGGCGACGGCCAGTCTATGCCTACCGGTCGGGGTGGGACGCTCTGGGCGGGGACACTACCTACCAGGTGTTTCTCCGTCCGGAAGGGCACGAACCAACGCTGGTCCACACGGCTTCGCCCGCGGTCGCCGACGTCATCCTCGACAACCGTACCGTCGCGATCCGTTCCGGGACTGACGGGTTCGAGGTAGTCGTCAGGCGGGGCAATCAGACGCTTGGCGTCGGCGGGTTTCCCGACAGTGGGGCGAACGTGACCGTCGGCGGTATCACGTTCGCGCGCACAGAACAGAACCTCTATGCGTCGGCCGATGGCACCACGCTGCGGATTGCCAAGCGACGCATCCCACCGACACGACGGCGATAA
- a CDS encoding METTL5 family protein, with the protein MSTKRELAAKLGVVVGFDDPTADLEQYRTPPAVASHLVHLADLNGDLDGQWVVDLGCGTGMLALGAALCGPERVVGVDLDPDALTTAAGNRQRVGTTTAVSWIQADATGHAVCPDEPVTVLMNPPFGAQNGNEHADRAFLETAADIAAVSYSIHNSGSAEFVESFAADHGGNVTAAYRSSFTLPRQFEFHEADSREIDVELFRIEWA; encoded by the coding sequence ATGAGTACGAAACGCGAACTCGCGGCCAAACTCGGTGTCGTCGTCGGCTTCGACGACCCGACGGCCGACCTCGAACAGTATCGTACGCCGCCCGCAGTGGCGTCACATCTGGTCCATCTAGCGGATCTGAACGGCGATCTCGACGGCCAGTGGGTCGTCGATCTCGGCTGCGGGACGGGCATGCTCGCGCTCGGTGCCGCTCTTTGCGGGCCAGAACGCGTCGTCGGTGTCGACCTCGATCCCGATGCACTCACGACGGCAGCCGGGAACCGCCAACGCGTCGGGACGACCACAGCTGTCTCCTGGATCCAGGCCGACGCCACCGGCCACGCGGTGTGTCCCGACGAGCCGGTGACGGTGCTCATGAATCCACCGTTTGGCGCCCAAAACGGGAACGAACACGCCGACCGGGCATTTTTGGAGACGGCTGCCGACATCGCCGCGGTGTCGTACTCGATTCACAACAGCGGCAGTGCCGAGTTCGTCGAATCGTTCGCGGCGGACCACGGCGGCAATGTGACGGCTGCCTACCGGTCGTCGTTTACCCTCCCTCGACAGTTCGAGTTCCACGAGGCCGACAGCCGCGAGATCGACGTCGAACTGTTCCGCATCGAGTGGGCCTGA
- the dph2 gene encoding diphthamide biosynthesis enzyme Dph2, translating to MSHESERSAGDLTETGMALKHDREWDYELDRISEAVDERNANTVGLQFPEGLKRRGPAVADDLRQALPEDVSVMLSGEPCYGACDLDTELMRHSDVFVHFGHSPMNESEQIIYVPLFSNVDVFPIMEEALAEFEDPDDDPDIGLVTTAQHMNKFDEMRAFLEDEGYTVHVRRGDERLTHEGQVLGCNYASADVDADQMLYVGGGKFHPMGLAMDQPEKHVVIADPVNNVVDIADADAFIKQRYGAVHRAMDAETWGVIYCTKIGQGRFERAREIVAENDDAYLLTMNNVTPDKLTNFGLDAYVNTGCPRITTDDGPQFDQPMLTPGEYEIAIGEKPLDQLEFDTFHGTW from the coding sequence ATGAGTCACGAAAGCGAGCGGTCTGCGGGCGATCTGACTGAAACGGGGATGGCACTCAAACACGATCGTGAGTGGGACTACGAACTCGATCGGATCAGCGAGGCTGTCGATGAACGAAACGCCAACACGGTTGGCCTGCAGTTCCCCGAGGGACTCAAACGCCGGGGGCCGGCTGTCGCAGACGACCTTCGACAGGCCCTGCCCGAGGACGTGTCAGTGATGCTCTCGGGCGAGCCGTGTTACGGGGCCTGTGACCTCGACACGGAGTTGATGCGTCACAGTGACGTGTTCGTTCACTTCGGCCACAGCCCGATGAACGAGTCAGAACAGATCATCTACGTCCCGCTGTTCTCGAATGTCGACGTATTCCCGATCATGGAGGAAGCACTCGCTGAGTTCGAGGACCCCGACGACGACCCTGACATCGGACTCGTCACGACCGCCCAACACATGAACAAGTTCGACGAGATGCGGGCGTTCCTCGAAGACGAAGGATACACTGTGCACGTCCGCCGGGGCGACGAGCGCCTGACCCACGAGGGGCAAGTCCTTGGGTGCAACTACGCCTCTGCGGACGTCGATGCCGACCAGATGCTCTACGTCGGCGGCGGGAAGTTCCACCCGATGGGCCTGGCGATGGACCAGCCCGAGAAACACGTCGTGATCGCCGATCCCGTCAACAACGTCGTCGACATCGCCGACGCCGACGCGTTCATCAAACAACGCTACGGAGCCGTCCATCGCGCGATGGACGCCGAAACGTGGGGCGTCATCTACTGTACGAAGATCGGCCAGGGCCGGTTCGAACGCGCCCGCGAGATCGTCGCCGAAAACGACGATGCCTATCTGCTCACGATGAACAACGTCACGCCCGACAAACTCACGAACTTCGGGTTAGACGCTTACGTCAACACGGGCTGTCCGCGGATTACGACCGACGACGGTCCCCAGTTCGACCAGCCGATGCTCACACCGGGCGAATACGAGATCGCGATCGGCGAGAAACCCCTCGACCAGTTGGAGTTCGACACCTTCCACGGCACCTGGTAA
- a CDS encoding MarR family transcriptional regulator: protein MIDVLDNKRAATRFRILVEIAERQPAVSQGEIAQAVGVTSQAVSEYIRELVEDGFVEKEGRSRYRVTNEGVDWLFSAATDVRRFADHVTEDVLGSVQEDAALAVEPIVEGQSVALFMKTGLLRARPGEDGATGVATTDADAGEVVGVTGFEGVIELQPGEVDILQVPPVRSDETPDLDRLQTAAHDADLVTAAGVEAVGALKEAEITPTTHFAAGEVAADAASRGLSVVVVATTDVVGRVTDALRDSDVSYTVR from the coding sequence ATGATAGACGTCCTCGACAACAAGCGGGCGGCGACCCGCTTTCGGATCCTGGTGGAGATCGCCGAACGCCAGCCGGCGGTGAGTCAAGGTGAGATCGCCCAGGCGGTCGGCGTCACGAGCCAGGCCGTCAGCGAGTACATTCGTGAACTCGTCGAGGATGGGTTCGTCGAGAAAGAGGGACGCTCACGATATCGCGTCACGAACGAGGGCGTCGACTGGCTGTTCTCCGCAGCGACGGACGTCCGTCGGTTCGCCGATCACGTGACCGAAGACGTCCTTGGCAGTGTCCAGGAAGACGCAGCCCTCGCCGTCGAACCCATCGTGGAAGGCCAGTCCGTGGCCCTGTTCATGAAGACGGGCTTACTCCGGGCTCGCCCGGGCGAAGACGGTGCGACGGGGGTCGCGACGACCGATGCCGACGCGGGAGAAGTCGTCGGCGTCACCGGATTCGAAGGCGTCATCGAACTGCAACCCGGCGAGGTCGATATTCTCCAGGTGCCGCCCGTCAGGTCCGACGAGACGCCGGATCTCGATCGATTGCAGACAGCGGCCCACGACGCGGATCTCGTTACAGCGGCCGGGGTCGAAGCTGTCGGTGCACTCAAAGAAGCCGAGATCACCCCGACGACACACTTCGCGGCGGGTGAAGTCGCTGCCGACGCAGCGAGCAGAGGGTTGAGCGTGGTCGTCGTGGCAACGACCGACGTCGTCGGACGCGTCACTGACGCACTCCGGGATAGCGACGTCTCTTACACGGTTCGATAA
- a CDS encoding metallophosphoesterase, translating to MDLTLRDRGVVLGEALVVADLHLGRERSSTVELSVGSERSLRERLSGLIAEHSVSEVVVAGDLLHAFDSLPPDVVASYKQLRDVVTDHGCRLVVTPGNHDVLLDAVRDGPSPEEYALSDGQTVVCHGHELPETDADRYVIGHDHPAIEIEGQKRPCYLHGTDVYRDADVLVLPAFNELVAGVTINHIGADGFHSPLIENVDTFRPIVRDDTAGETLSFPPLGSLRGLL from the coding sequence ATGGACCTGACGCTTCGAGATCGCGGTGTAGTCCTCGGAGAGGCGCTGGTCGTCGCTGATCTCCACCTGGGCCGCGAGCGCTCCTCGACGGTCGAACTGTCGGTCGGCTCGGAGCGATCGCTCCGTGAGCGTCTCTCTGGGCTCATCGCAGAACACTCCGTCTCCGAAGTGGTCGTCGCCGGCGATCTCTTACATGCGTTCGATTCACTCCCACCAGACGTTGTGGCTTCCTACAAGCAACTCCGTGATGTCGTGACCGATCACGGGTGCCGGTTGGTCGTGACGCCGGGAAATCACGACGTCCTGCTCGATGCTGTCCGTGACGGGCCATCTCCCGAGGAATACGCGCTTTCGGACGGACAAACGGTCGTCTGCCACGGTCACGAACTGCCGGAGACCGATGCCGACCGGTACGTGATCGGGCACGATCATCCAGCGATCGAAATCGAGGGCCAGAAGCGACCGTGTTACCTCCACGGTACCGATGTGTATCGCGATGCCGACGTGTTGGTTTTGCCAGCGTTCAACGAACTCGTCGCTGGAGTGACGATCAACCACATCGGCGCCGATGGGTTTCACTCACCGCTGATCGAAAACGTCGACACATTCCGACCGATCGTCCGGGACGATACCGCCGGAGAAACGCTCTCGTTTCCCCCGCTTGGCTCGCTGCGTGGGCTCCTCTGA
- a CDS encoding NAD(P)/FAD-dependent oxidoreductase, translated as MTDVLVAGGGLAGLVAASRLAETGQDVTVFEAKETIGGRVRTEHADGYTFDRGFQVVFDSYPAVRRELDLGALDLRRFGPGATIGKPGERSVLADPLRDPKTLTQTLFNRDVRLGDKLRVLRLRRELAHRDVETILDPNRPDQTIESFLAERGFSRLFIERFAGPFYGGITLDRSLSTDARVFEYTFKMLTAGAAAIPADGMQAIPEQLADRARNAGARIETGRSVDAIDDDGTVTVDGETVDSDGVVVATDPQTATELTGVETPSGTRGCATVYVSLPTETPLDTGTRLLLNAVEGQPNQLAQLSAVAPEYAPDGEQLLAATFLGEPEEDDAKLVRDVRETLESWYPERSLSGLEHRRTERVPFAQFDQPPGFLETTPEPTAPDGAVVLAGDYTRWCSIQGALESGRIAAEVLTE; from the coding sequence ATGACAGACGTGCTCGTCGCTGGTGGTGGTCTCGCGGGGCTGGTTGCAGCGAGTCGACTGGCAGAGACAGGACAGGACGTGACCGTCTTCGAAGCCAAAGAGACTATTGGCGGTCGTGTCCGGACCGAGCACGCCGACGGGTACACGTTCGATCGCGGGTTCCAGGTCGTCTTCGACAGCTATCCGGCCGTCAGGCGCGAGCTCGACCTCGGGGCGCTCGATCTACGGCGGTTCGGGCCTGGGGCGACGATCGGGAAACCTGGCGAACGATCGGTGCTCGCTGATCCGCTCCGGGACCCGAAGACACTGACCCAGACACTGTTCAACCGCGACGTGCGCCTCGGGGACAAATTACGAGTACTCCGTCTCCGGCGGGAGCTGGCACACAGAGACGTCGAGACGATCCTCGATCCGAACCGACCCGACCAGACGATCGAGTCGTTTCTGGCTGAGCGGGGCTTCTCCCGGCTGTTCATCGAGCGATTCGCTGGGCCGTTCTACGGCGGGATCACCCTGGACCGGTCGCTGTCGACTGACGCTCGCGTGTTCGAATACACGTTCAAGATGCTCACAGCAGGCGCGGCAGCAATTCCGGCCGATGGCATGCAAGCGATCCCCGAGCAACTCGCCGACCGGGCCCGGAATGCCGGCGCACGTATCGAAACCGGCAGATCCGTCGACGCGATCGACGACGACGGCACCGTCACGGTCGACGGTGAGACGGTCGATAGCGACGGTGTTGTCGTCGCAACGGACCCACAGACGGCTACGGAACTGACTGGCGTCGAGACGCCTTCCGGGACCCGCGGCTGTGCGACGGTGTACGTGAGTCTTCCCACCGAAACGCCCCTGGATACGGGGACTCGACTGCTGTTGAACGCTGTTGAGGGCCAGCCAAACCAGCTAGCCCAACTGTCGGCCGTCGCCCCCGAGTACGCGCCCGACGGCGAGCAGTTGCTCGCGGCGACGTTCCTCGGGGAACCCGAAGAAGACGACGCAAAACTCGTCAGAGACGTCCGCGAAACGCTGGAATCGTGGTATCCAGAACGGTCGCTGTCGGGCTTGGAGCACCGTCGCACCGAGCGGGTTCCGTTCGCGCAGTTCGACCAGCCGCCCGGGTTTCTGGAGACGACCCCGGAGCCGACTGCGCCCGACGGGGCGGTGGTGCTTGCGGGCGATTACACCCGCTGGTGTTCGATTCAGGGCGCACTCGAAAGCGGGCGAATTGCGGCCGAGGTGCTCACCGAGTGA
- a CDS encoding pyridoxal-phosphate dependent enzyme, translating to MDAAATPVQFCCVECDSIVPPADVTGPCPDCGGTVRVTFDPDALPADPTALSSAPGSGIARYSNSLDVDLSELAMGVGGGNPIGCPTLETTYGVDSLAVVDEGRNPTGSAVDREMATAVATAVARGADRIVLPSTGHAAQSAAAYAGRANIESLAYVPSRTPFLNKAMTNVHGGELSVVEGRYSDAETAFVDDEATGFPVGPGSPFRRLGAATLAWDGLAGLDWTAPDAIVVPVSHGQRVAGMQAGLKAASEAGYVGSLPRLYAIQPEGCPPIADACQAATAIDSTDAPDTVIGPLEIPDPVRGASAVTAISESGGGAATVSDEDALAAAVDANASAGIECSATGGVALAGLEALIDRGAVTQDESVVVIDPLAAAGESDLLRSHLMSRGV from the coding sequence ATGGACGCCGCGGCCACCCCAGTTCAGTTTTGCTGTGTCGAGTGCGATTCGATCGTGCCGCCAGCGGACGTGACGGGGCCTTGCCCGGACTGTGGCGGGACCGTCCGCGTTACGTTCGATCCGGACGCGCTACCTGCCGACCCCACGGCGTTGTCAAGCGCCCCCGGGTCAGGCATTGCCCGCTACTCGAACAGCCTCGACGTGGATCTCTCCGAACTGGCGATGGGCGTTGGTGGTGGCAATCCGATCGGCTGTCCCACGCTCGAAACCACGTACGGTGTCGATTCCCTCGCCGTCGTCGACGAGGGGCGCAATCCGACCGGTAGCGCTGTGGACAGAGAGATGGCGACTGCCGTCGCGACGGCTGTGGCGCGCGGTGCTGATCGCATCGTCCTCCCTTCGACGGGCCACGCTGCACAGTCAGCAGCCGCATACGCTGGCCGGGCAAATATCGAGTCACTGGCCTACGTCCCCTCCCGGACGCCGTTTCTCAACAAGGCGATGACGAACGTCCACGGCGGCGAACTCTCGGTCGTCGAAGGCCGGTACAGCGACGCCGAGACGGCCTTCGTCGATGACGAGGCGACTGGCTTTCCCGTCGGTCCAGGCTCGCCGTTCCGCCGGCTCGGGGCGGCGACACTCGCCTGGGACGGGCTGGCTGGTCTCGACTGGACGGCCCCCGACGCGATCGTCGTCCCTGTCAGTCACGGCCAGCGAGTGGCTGGCATGCAAGCCGGCCTGAAAGCGGCCAGCGAGGCCGGATACGTCGGCTCTCTCCCACGACTGTACGCGATCCAGCCCGAGGGGTGTCCACCCATCGCTGACGCCTGCCAGGCAGCGACAGCGATCGACTCGACCGACGCCCCAGACACTGTCATCGGGCCCCTCGAAATTCCCGATCCGGTCCGTGGAGCGAGCGCGGTAACTGCCATCAGTGAATCTGGAGGCGGGGCGGCGACTGTCTCGGACGAGGATGCCCTCGCGGCGGCTGTCGATGCGAACGCTTCGGCCGGCATCGAGTGCAGTGCCACGGGCGGCGTCGCACTCGCTGGCCTCGAGGCACTGATTGATCGCGGTGCAGTCACACAAGACGAGTCCGTGGTGGTCATCGACCCACTTGCCGCTGCTGGGGAGAGCGATCTCCTGCGAAGCCATTTGATGAGTCGCGGCGTGTGA